A portion of the Faecalibacterium sp. I3-3-89 genome contains these proteins:
- a CDS encoding DUF4357 domain-containing protein yields the protein MSSVVSSKITGKEYPLSKIFSSDFEYHIPGYQRPYAWTEDETGALFDDLYGFFQTENTENFFLGSIVLIKDEQNRYADVIDGQQRLTTLSILFAVLADTFDNEDYKMDCKKYLQEKGNVLEGIEAQPRLFLKEKDQPFFHKYIQNIQLDALGQLDPAVLDTEAKLHIQKNCAVLRKSFAEMFSNDDDRLRFTQFLLTRCYLVVVSTPSQESAFRIFTVMNSRGLDLLPTDIIKSTVIGSLPKEKQQGYTEKWEGLEELTGRDGFNEVFTHTRTIFVKERQKKTLREEFEEYVLKTVSPEQLIDDYLVPYTNAYVQLKNCEFTATHHADEVNGLLFWLNKTNNSDWMPPAIKFLAEHPNDSEYVLWFIRKLERLASYLLVTAQDVNHRVDRYKWLLVEMESRPDSTLADPLRNIELTDWEKEQFQQTLDGEIYTMTAQRRNYIIQRLDSFMSDGGASYNQKLFTIEHVLPQHPPVHGSWLELWPDEQERKYWLNRIANLVPLTRQRNSAAQNYGFATKKEKYFQSKGGTSSYVLTTQVINEPVWTPDVVKKRQAMLSEVFAEKWELNPSRQSGTDGGLFLLAGRGSSAMGYPIDKDCFLVLKGSRIAPDVTSGLPQNYVEQRKTLLGIGIIQNNVFAEDNVFTSASAAASIILGRSSNGRREWAKLDGRTLAQSGH from the coding sequence ATGAGCAGTGTGGTAAGCAGCAAGATAACCGGAAAAGAATATCCGCTTTCCAAGATATTCAGCTCGGATTTTGAGTATCATATCCCGGGCTACCAGCGCCCTTATGCATGGACGGAAGATGAAACGGGCGCGCTGTTCGATGATTTATATGGATTTTTCCAGACAGAGAACACCGAAAATTTCTTTCTGGGTAGCATCGTCCTTATCAAGGATGAACAGAACCGCTATGCCGATGTCATCGATGGACAGCAGCGCCTGACGACACTGTCCATCCTGTTTGCAGTTCTTGCCGACACATTTGACAACGAAGACTATAAGATGGACTGCAAAAAATATTTGCAGGAAAAGGGCAATGTATTGGAGGGCATCGAGGCCCAGCCGAGATTATTCCTCAAGGAAAAAGACCAGCCGTTTTTCCATAAGTACATCCAGAATATTCAGCTGGACGCATTGGGGCAGCTGGATCCGGCGGTGTTGGACACCGAGGCAAAGCTGCATATCCAGAAAAACTGCGCTGTGCTTCGCAAGAGTTTTGCTGAAATGTTCAGCAATGACGATGATCGGCTAAGATTTACACAGTTTTTGCTGACCCGTTGCTATCTGGTGGTCGTTTCGACGCCGAGTCAGGAATCCGCGTTCCGTATTTTTACGGTCATGAACAGCAGGGGACTCGACTTATTGCCGACAGACATCATCAAATCGACTGTTATTGGAAGTCTTCCCAAAGAAAAACAGCAGGGCTACACGGAAAAATGGGAAGGGCTGGAGGAGTTGACAGGACGTGACGGGTTCAATGAAGTGTTTACTCACACCCGTACTATATTTGTAAAGGAACGCCAGAAAAAGACCCTTCGGGAAGAGTTTGAAGAATACGTGTTAAAGACGGTATCCCCGGAACAGCTGATCGATGACTATCTTGTACCCTATACGAATGCCTACGTTCAGCTGAAAAATTGCGAGTTCACTGCTACGCATCATGCAGACGAGGTAAACGGGCTGCTTTTCTGGCTGAACAAGACCAATAACTCCGACTGGATGCCACCTGCTATCAAATTTCTCGCAGAGCACCCGAATGATTCGGAATACGTTCTCTGGTTTATCCGAAAGCTGGAAAGGCTGGCATCTTATCTACTGGTGACCGCGCAGGACGTCAACCACCGCGTAGACCGGTATAAATGGCTTCTGGTGGAAATGGAAAGTCGGCCTGACAGCACGCTGGCTGATCCACTGAGAAACATTGAGCTTACTGACTGGGAAAAAGAACAATTCCAGCAGACACTGGATGGCGAAATTTATACGATGACCGCACAGCGCCGTAACTACATCATCCAGCGGCTGGACTCTTTCATGAGTGACGGCGGGGCATCGTATAATCAGAAGCTGTTTACCATCGAGCATGTCCTGCCGCAGCATCCTCCTGTCCATGGCAGTTGGCTGGAACTCTGGCCGGATGAGCAGGAGCGTAAATATTGGCTCAACCGCATCGCAAATCTTGTGCCGCTGACCCGGCAGAGAAATTCTGCGGCACAGAATTATGGCTTCGCGACCAAAAAGGAAAAATATTTCCAGTCAAAAGGCGGCACGAGTTCCTATGTTCTCACGACGCAGGTCATCAATGAGCCTGTATGGACGCCGGATGTTGTGAAAAAGCGGCAGGCGATGCTGAGCGAAGTGTTTGCAGAAAAGTGGGAGTTGAATCCTTCCCGGCAAAGTGGGACGGACGGAGGTCTGTTTCTGCTGGCTGGTCGCGGGAGCAGCGCTATGGGGTATCCTATCGATAAAGACTGTTTTCTGGTATTGAAGGGCAGCCGCATTGCCCCAGATGTGACGAGTGGATTGCCGCAGAACTATGTGGAACAGAGAAAAACTCTGCTAGGGATCGGTATAATACAGAATAACGTATTTGCCGAGGACAATGTATTCACCAGTGCCTCTGCTGCAGCATCTATTATACTTGGCCGTTCGTCCAATGGCCGCAGAGAATGGGCGAAGCTTGATGGCCGCACGCTGGCACAATCTGGACATTAA
- a CDS encoding aspartate carbamoyltransferase regulatory subunit: MLNIDEIQNGIVIDHIKAGTAIGLMDLLGIKGNRTSSVALIQNARSHKAASGRKDIIKVEGDASWLNLDVLAYLDPDISVTIIENGRAIKKEKPQPPKRLVNIVRCKNPRCISSIEEECDQIFELSSNGKYRCIYCEQELQVKPE, encoded by the coding sequence ATGCTGAACATTGATGAGATTCAGAACGGTATCGTTATCGACCATATCAAGGCAGGCACGGCCATCGGCCTGATGGACCTGCTGGGCATCAAGGGCAACCGCACCTCCAGTGTGGCCCTCATCCAGAACGCCCGCAGCCACAAAGCTGCATCGGGTCGGAAGGACATCATCAAGGTGGAGGGCGACGCCTCTTGGCTCAACCTCGACGTGCTGGCCTATCTCGACCCCGACATCAGCGTGACCATCATCGAAAATGGCCGGGCCATCAAGAAGGAAAAGCCCCAGCCCCCCAAGCGTCTGGTCAACATCGTGCGGTGCAAGAACCCCCGCTGCATCTCCTCCATCGAGGAAGAGTGCGACCAGATCTTCGAGCTCAGCTCCAACGGCAAGTATCGCTGCATCTACTGTGAGCAGGAGCTGCAGGTCAAGCCGGAATGA
- the pyrB gene encoding aspartate carbamoyltransferase yields the protein MRHLIDPLDLSQQEITSLLDLADHICADPAAYQDVAAHKKLATLFYEPSTRTRLSFEAAMLNLGGHVLGFPSENVSSASKGESVADTIRVVSCYADIVAMRHPKEGAPLRASRYSRIPVINAGDGGHQHPTQTMTDLMTIRRRKGRLHDLTIGLCGDLKFGRTVHSLIKTMARCENIRFVLISPEELRVPDYIITDVLEANHIPYKETRSLEESMPELDILYMTRVQKERFFNEEDYIRLKNSYILTKDKMALAKPDMAVLHPLPRVNEIALDVDDDPRAAYFEQVQNGVYVRMALIMTLLGLKDPKTDKEDN from the coding sequence ATGCGTCATCTGATCGATCCGTTGGATCTCAGCCAGCAGGAGATCACCTCTCTGCTGGATTTGGCCGACCACATCTGCGCCGACCCGGCCGCTTATCAGGATGTGGCCGCCCACAAAAAGCTGGCCACCCTGTTCTACGAGCCGTCCACCCGCACCCGTCTCTCCTTTGAGGCCGCGATGCTGAACCTCGGCGGCCATGTCCTTGGCTTCCCCAGTGAGAACGTGTCCAGCGCATCCAAGGGCGAGAGCGTGGCCGACACCATCCGCGTCGTGTCCTGCTACGCCGACATCGTGGCCATGCGCCACCCCAAGGAGGGCGCACCGCTGCGGGCCAGCCGGTACTCCCGCATCCCTGTCATCAACGCAGGCGACGGCGGACACCAGCACCCCACCCAGACCATGACCGACCTGATGACCATCCGCCGCCGCAAGGGCCGTCTCCACGACCTGACCATCGGCCTGTGCGGTGACCTGAAGTTCGGCCGCACCGTCCACTCCCTCATCAAGACGATGGCACGCTGCGAGAACATCCGCTTCGTCCTCATCAGCCCCGAGGAGCTGCGCGTGCCCGATTACATCATCACCGACGTCCTCGAGGCCAACCACATCCCCTACAAGGAGACCCGCAGCCTCGAGGAATCCATGCCCGAGCTGGACATCCTCTACATGACCCGCGTCCAGAAGGAGCGCTTCTTCAACGAGGAGGACTACATCCGCCTGAAGAACAGCTACATCCTCACCAAGGACAAGATGGCCCTCGCCAAGCCCGACATGGCGGTGCTGCATCCCCTGCCCCGCGTCAACGAGATCGCGCTGGACGTGGACGACGACCCCCGCGCCGCCTACTTCGAGCAGGTGCAGAACGGTGTCTACGTCCGGATGGCACTTATCATGACACTGCTGGGCCTCAAGGACCCCAAGACAGACAAGGAGGACAACTGA
- a CDS encoding GNAT family N-acetyltransferase — protein MEVLLHKGCGRPESRTMTLRPAGPEDAAAFYALQNEVRAGMPHPEQFVPDTLENIARYLRDDLCIGGWDGGRLGAYFILRYCGQDEHNYAAFMGIPRPAWDGWANADSAIVHPDYRGNGLQRKLLEAALTRLRPGIVGIGATVSPDNQYSLRNALACGFEIVCRREMYGGYDRYLLAKTLK, from the coding sequence ATGGAAGTTCTTCTGCACAAAGGGTGCGGCAGGCCCGAAAGCCGCACCATGACCCTGCGCCCCGCCGGGCCGGAGGATGCCGCCGCCTTCTACGCTTTGCAGAACGAGGTGCGGGCCGGGATGCCCCATCCGGAGCAGTTCGTGCCCGACACGCTGGAAAATATCGCCCGCTATCTGCGGGACGACCTGTGCATCGGCGGCTGGGACGGCGGGCGGCTGGGGGCCTACTTCATCCTGCGCTACTGCGGGCAGGACGAGCACAACTATGCCGCCTTCATGGGCATCCCCAGACCCGCGTGGGACGGCTGGGCCAACGCGGACAGCGCCATCGTCCATCCCGACTACCGGGGCAACGGCCTGCAGCGGAAGCTGCTGGAAGCAGCCCTGACCCGGCTCCGCCCCGGCATCGTGGGCATCGGGGCGACCGTCAGCCCCGACAACCAGTACAGCCTCCGCAACGCCCTCGCCTGCGGCTTCGAGATCGTCTGCCGCCGGGAGATGTACGGCGGCTATGACCGGTATCTGCTGGCGAAGACCCTGAAGTAA
- a CDS encoding GntR family transcriptional regulator, which yields MRDPSLSPSSRLGGAVISDRIVSALLEELRTGRYAQADRLPAEVDLAAELGVSRTVIRDALSEMERAGYIERVRGIGTVVNRSVLGLRSRLDQKLEYYPLIRSFGSYPHADGIQIYPVRANEELARELALEPGDEVICIKKRILADTTPVIYSIDYLPRALFGSRDFTRIDLSGDVFEVLERECRQQVASNVAHLKASCGDESIRAAMRLAPGEAMLLLDEICYNRLCHPVMRSLSYYTNFFDFSILRKLL from the coding sequence ATGAGAGATCCCAGCTTATCCCCTTCCAGCCGCTTGGGCGGCGCTGTCATCAGCGACCGCATCGTCAGCGCCTTGCTGGAGGAACTGCGCACCGGCCGCTATGCACAGGCCGACCGCCTGCCTGCGGAGGTGGACCTTGCCGCCGAACTCGGCGTCAGCCGCACCGTCATCCGAGACGCACTGAGTGAGATGGAGCGTGCGGGCTACATCGAGCGAGTGCGCGGCATCGGCACAGTGGTCAACCGGAGCGTGCTGGGCCTGCGCAGCCGCTTGGACCAGAAGCTGGAGTATTACCCGCTCATCCGCAGCTTTGGCAGCTACCCCCACGCCGACGGCATCCAGATCTATCCCGTCCGTGCCAACGAAGAGCTGGCCCGGGAGCTGGCCCTCGAGCCGGGCGACGAGGTGATCTGCATCAAGAAGCGCATCCTCGCCGACACCACCCCCGTCATCTACTCCATCGACTACCTGCCCCGCGCCCTCTTCGGCAGCCGGGACTTCACCCGCATCGACCTGTCGGGCGACGTATTCGAGGTCTTGGAGCGGGAGTGCCGCCAGCAGGTGGCTTCCAATGTGGCCCACCTCAAGGCCAGCTGCGGGGACGAATCCATCCGCGCCGCCATGCGTCTGGCCCCCGGCGAGGCCATGCTGCTGCTGGATGAGATCTGCTACAACCGGCTCTGCCATCCCGTCATGCGTTCGCTGAGCTACTACACGAATTTCTTCGACTTCTCGATTCTTCGAAAGCTTCTTTGA
- a CDS encoding MATE family efflux transporter: MTQNSRTSDLTSGPMLQKIILFSLPLAASSVLQLLFNAADVVVVGRFAGSTALAAVGSNGALINLLVNLFVGLSLGANVVAARCFGAKDEEGVHTTVQTSVTLGLVSGLFLAVVGIFAARGLLELMSCPEDVIDLSTLYLKIYFIGMPMTMLYNFSSALLRAVGDTKRPLFCLAVAGAINVVLNLVFVILFSMSVAGVALATIISQTVSACMVTALLVKEKGPLHLDLGHLGFHAGALGQILRIGLPAGLQSTVFSLSNVVIQSAVNSFGSTIVAGNSAASNLEGFVYTAMNAFAQAAVTFTSQNMGARRYDNLDRVMRNCLLCAAVTGLVLGGGASLLGEQLLHFYSSDEAVVAAGLARMHIICTTYLLCGCMDVLASCLRGRGYSVLPMVVSLVGSCLLRLVWIATIFQLFRSTTTLYLSYPISWILTALVHLGCLLVVRHKMKQEISLTKAA; the protein is encoded by the coding sequence ATGACACAAAATTCCCGGACCAGCGATCTGACCAGCGGCCCCATGCTGCAAAAGATCATCCTGTTTTCCTTGCCGCTGGCGGCATCCAGCGTCCTGCAGCTGCTGTTCAATGCGGCCGACGTGGTGGTCGTGGGCCGTTTTGCGGGCAGCACGGCGCTGGCGGCCGTGGGCTCCAACGGCGCACTCATCAACCTGCTGGTCAACCTGTTCGTGGGCCTGTCGCTGGGCGCGAACGTCGTCGCGGCCCGCTGCTTCGGCGCAAAGGACGAGGAGGGCGTCCACACCACCGTCCAGACGTCGGTGACGCTGGGCCTCGTCAGCGGCCTCTTTCTGGCCGTGGTGGGCATCTTCGCGGCCCGGGGCCTGCTGGAGCTGATGAGCTGCCCTGAGGACGTCATCGACCTGTCCACCCTCTACCTCAAGATCTACTTCATCGGGATGCCCATGACCATGCTGTACAACTTCAGCTCGGCGCTGCTGCGTGCCGTGGGCGACACCAAGCGGCCTCTGTTCTGTCTGGCCGTGGCGGGCGCCATCAATGTGGTGCTGAATCTCGTCTTCGTCATCCTCTTCTCCATGAGCGTGGCGGGCGTCGCGCTGGCCACCATCATCAGCCAGACCGTTTCCGCCTGCATGGTCACGGCCCTGCTGGTGAAGGAGAAAGGCCCGCTCCACCTCGACCTCGGCCATCTGGGCTTCCACGCGGGGGCGCTGGGCCAGATCCTGCGCATCGGCCTGCCCGCCGGCTTGCAGAGCACCGTGTTCAGCCTCTCCAACGTCGTCATCCAGTCGGCGGTCAACTCCTTCGGCTCCACCATCGTGGCGGGCAACTCGGCCGCCTCCAACCTCGAGGGCTTCGTCTACACGGCCATGAACGCCTTCGCGCAGGCCGCCGTCACCTTCACCAGCCAGAACATGGGCGCACGCCGCTACGACAACCTCGACCGCGTCATGCGCAACTGTCTGCTCTGCGCCGCCGTCACCGGCCTCGTGCTGGGCGGTGGTGCCTCCCTGCTGGGCGAGCAGCTGCTCCACTTCTACTCCTCCGACGAGGCCGTGGTCGCGGCCGGTCTGGCTCGTATGCACATCATCTGCACCACCTACCTGCTCTGCGGCTGCATGGACGTGCTGGCCAGCTGTCTGCGCGGCCGGGGCTACTCCGTCCTGCCGATGGTGGTCAGCCTCGTGGGCAGCTGCCTGCTCCGTCTGGTCTGGATCGCCACCATCTTCCAGCTGTTCCGCTCGACCACCACCCTCTATCTCAGCTACCCCATCAGCTGGATCCTGACGGCGCTGGTGCACCTCGGCTGCCTGCTGGTGGTGCGGCATAAGATGAAGCAGGAGATTTCCCTGACGAAGGCGGCATGA